One window from the genome of Rhodopirellula halodulae encodes:
- a CDS encoding carbon-nitrogen hydrolase family protein produces the protein MLLACVQTGVHFAEVRRNVESVSDLIDQVSEQGVELAVFPECVLTGYGYDSREEALAVAPTIDSPEIDQLVQRCGEKKLAITFGTLLRTTRDDGADELHNSALLIDGVAPTGPQIIGRYNKVHLPHLGVDRFVDRGEACDQVFEITTGCRVGLGICYDSSFPEPMRALGLAGADVIALGTNWPVAAFRTAEIVPPARSMENHLFFVAANRIGNERNFDYCGLSSICGPDGVELARAPDDSPIILTADIQLEAARNKRIERTVGKHVIDRFADRQPNLYSRLSQSDS, from the coding sequence ATGTTGCTTGCTTGCGTCCAGACGGGTGTCCATTTTGCCGAGGTTCGCAGGAATGTCGAATCCGTCAGTGATTTGATCGATCAAGTCAGCGAACAGGGCGTGGAACTCGCCGTCTTTCCCGAATGCGTGCTGACCGGCTACGGATACGATAGCCGCGAGGAAGCCCTGGCTGTGGCACCAACCATCGACTCGCCCGAAATCGATCAATTGGTGCAAAGATGCGGCGAGAAGAAGCTAGCCATCACGTTTGGCACCCTGTTACGCACTACGCGAGACGACGGGGCAGATGAGCTCCACAATTCCGCGTTGCTAATCGACGGCGTGGCTCCAACCGGCCCCCAAATCATCGGCCGATACAACAAAGTCCACTTGCCGCACTTGGGTGTGGATCGGTTTGTGGATCGCGGTGAAGCGTGTGATCAAGTCTTCGAAATCACCACCGGTTGCCGCGTCGGATTGGGGATTTGCTACGACAGTTCTTTTCCTGAACCGATGCGTGCGCTCGGGTTGGCGGGTGCGGATGTCATCGCGTTGGGAACCAATTGGCCCGTCGCAGCGTTTCGAACCGCAGAGATTGTTCCTCCCGCTCGCAGCATGGAAAACCATCTGTTTTTCGTCGCGGCCAACCGGATCGGAAACGAGCGAAATTTTGACTACTGCGGACTTAGCTCCATCTGTGGCCCCGATGGTGTCGAACTGGCTCGAGCTCCCGATGATTCGCCGATCATTCTGACCGCCGACATTCAACTCGAAGCCGCTCGCAACAAACGGATCGAGAGGACCGTGGGGAAACACGTCATCGACCGATTCGCCGATCGCCAACCCAATCTTTATTCGCGGTTGTCGCAGAGCGATTCGTGA